From the Burkholderia ubonensis subsp. mesacidophila genome, the window TCGCTCGTGCTGCTCGCGTTGTCCGCCGCGCGCGGGCGCTGGCTGCCCGCGCCGGGCGAGCGGCGCATTGCGGCCGTGACCGGAGTGCTGCTGATGGGCGGCTATTCGATCTTCTATCTGCTCGCGCTCGAACGCGGGATCGCGCCCGGCGTGCTCGCGACGATCCTCGGCGTACAGCCGATCCTCACGCTCGCGTGGGTCGAACGGCGCTGGCAGGCCACCCGCATCGCCGGGCTCGCACTTGCCCTTGCCGGGCTCGCGCTGGTGGTCTGTCGCGGCGTCGGCGGCGCCGACGTGCCGGTCGCGGGAATCGCCTGCGCGCTCACCGCGCTCGTCGCGCTGACCGTCGGCGCGCTGCTGCAAAAGCGCGTGCGCTCGGCGCCCGTCGACGTGCTGCCGCTGCAGAACGCGATCGGGCTCGCGCTGTGCGCGGCGATCGTGCCGTTCCGGCCGATCGCATTCGACGCGACCTGGGCGTTCGTCGTGCCGCTCGTGTGGCTCGGCATCGTGATCTCGGTGGTCGCGCAGTTGCTGTTCTACCGGCTGATGCAGCGCGGCGATCTCGTCAACGTGACGA encodes:
- a CDS encoding DMT family transporter, encoding MVSFKRALAAHGATSLFVLLWSSGAIFAELGLRHASAFVFLTARFALASLVLLALSAARGRWLPAPGERRIAAVTGVLLMGGYSIFYLLALERGIAPGVLATILGVQPILTLAWVERRWQATRIAGLALALAGLALVVCRGVGGADVPVAGIACALTALVALTVGALLQKRVRSAPVDVLPLQNAIGLALCAAIVPFRPIAFDATWAFVVPLVWLGIVISVVAQLLFYRLMQRGDLVNVTSLFYLVPVVTALMDAVWLGNRPEPLALAGMGAIIAGLVLVFRSPARRA